The DNA region TGCCACGGCACCCGGATGGAGAGGTGCTCGGTCGGGAGACGGCGTGACCCGGCGATCATGCTTCGGCACCTACCCGATCGATGCGAGTGTCCTCCGGGTGGGCAACGTTCGGATCAGCGGGGGGCGGGTCTAGAATCGTCTGATACGAATCGTCCGATTCGATAGCCACCCGCATCCTGTCATATATCTCAAGGATCTGAAGCTTGGTGCGGTAATCGCCGTGAGCAGTTTCATCCTTCTTCTTTACAATGAGAAAGCTCTCCATGATGTGATCGACGTCGTCACGTTCGATGCCATAGAGGTGAAAGAAGGCAGCGTCCAGCTCACAGGAGAGCAAGAAGCGGCGAGCTTCATTCCAGCGGAACGGCGGACCGCTGTAACCGCAATCCTGCGCGAACGATTCAAGGTCCCAGGCGGTGTAACAGAGCTCAAGTACGCGTTGACAGATCCAAGTGCCCCAATCGATCGAGTCAAACTCAGGTTCAACGCAAAGAGTACTGGGCGAAATTGTCGGAAGCTGGCGAATCGTAAATGGCGTAAGGTTCACGCCACCGAGTTTGCATCGAACTGTATAGTCGCAGACGTAACTGCTCCAGCACGCCAACAACCCGGCAGCAGAAACACCGGAGGGTACTCCGTTCGACGGTTCGATTAGCGCCACATATATACTGTGACCAACACCATACAACGGAGTCAGAACCGGAATGAGGGTCCGGTGATTCGTAGGACTGGTGACCTGCTTCCAACCTATCAACCATCTCTTGTCCCAAGCTGAAGAAATCGCCTTATCGACCTCCTCCGCACGCACCCAGTAGCGCGGAGCTGCAACTAGATCGCAACGTTCGTGTTCCGCCGCCGATAGCTGCGAAGGCTGCCCTTGCCGAATCGCCGCAGTCTTACTGATCACCACTCCAGCAGCACGGTGATCAAAGAAGCCCGTCATCTTTGCTTCGATCAGCGGGAGCCAGCCCTGAAGACTGCCTTCATTGTGACCGTACTCTCTGAGTGGAATAGTATTTCCGGCCGTTTCAGCATCACGAAACAGTTTGGAATCGTGGGACATGTTGAACAAACCCGGCTTACTCTTGAAATTCCAGGATTCCGCTGACGGATTCGCTTCGCTATCAAAGGCGCCGAGCAGTCGGTGTGTAGCCAGGCTGATCCGTGCATCCCTAACGTCTCTAAAGGTCGGGCACGTGCGAGTGTTTGGATTGAGTAGTGCGATGTCCTCCGCACTGAGGCGAAAGCGGCGCTCGGTGTCATCCAAGTCTTCCACAGACTGAGCGAAGAACACGAACTCAGCGCCGTCTGCCACAGGCCGTTCCGAGCCAGTCATTGTCAGAAGGCAGAACTTCATCCGACTATCAACATCCGGGAATAGCTTCTGACGGTTCTCGAAGTCGAACACACTAACCAGCCGCCCTTCGTCTACTAACTCCTGAAAGAACGCTTTCGTGCTGTCGTCGGTCACAATGCCCGAAGGCAAGACAAGTCCTGCTCTACCCGATGGTCCCAAAATGGATTTGGTCCGTTCCGCGAACAGTCCGTAGGTATTCATGCGGCCGCAACCCGTATTAGGAAAACTCCCCGAAACATTCGAGATGTGGCGGGTCCCATCAACCTCCGCTTTGGCCCTTTGAAAATCCTGAAACAGAGCAGCATCCTCGGCTTTTAGCTTCTCAATCAATTTCTTGCGTTGGGCGCCGGATCGAGCGTTCGCAATTTCCGGGGCGGATGACGCAAAGAACTCCTGCTCACGAAATTGAATTTGGTCCCATGGCGGGTTTCCAATTACGAGGTCGAAGCCCCCTACCCATCCACTAGTGTCGGATCCGGATCCGGCCGCGGTCGGCTCACCGAATACTTGAGGAAAGGCCAAGTGCCAATGAAGGAAGCCGTACTGTCGCGCTAGCGCGCGAACTGTCGACCGTGTCACGCGAGGTGCCGCGGAGGTATCCTGCAAGATCTTCAGCCACAGGTCCTGCGTTGGCGCTCCGTTCTCCAGGTCGCCCGGTTGTTTGGGCCAGACGAAAGCCGCGCACCAGACATCGGCTCGAAAGAGGCTCTCCCTGTATTCGGACGATTGCGCCAGGTGATCCCAGAGTCGCTTTTTTTGTCGAACTCCTTCGATGTCTTCGTCTGCCGCCGCCTCGACCTGCGCGACTCGTGAAGCCACCAACCCGTACGCTGCAGTCGGGTCACCAGCGAAACCTCCAAAAAGAGTGGCCTGTCCGGAACGCTCATCTCGATTTCGCTTCGTGAGTCGTTTCGCGACGTCCTTGTCGTCTCCCTCCATTGGCTTGAAGGCCTCGTCAGGAATCTCGCCGGCCACTAGCGCTGGCGTCGCGCCCAGAAGGGCGTTGCCGCACTGAATGTGGGAATCGAGGAAGGACAGCGGCTTGCCCGGCTCGATTGCCTCCATCCATAGACTGACTTTGCAAAGCTCGACGGCCATTGGATTCAGATCGACGCCATGAACGCAACGCCCCACCACGTCGCGCAGTGCATTCTGTACTTGTACCGGGCTGGCTTCATCGTCTCCGGACCGCACCGAAGCGAGTCGTTTAGCTATGCGCCGCGCTGCGGCCACCAAGAAGTGCCCGGATCCGCATGCGGGATCGCACACCTTGAGTTGAAGTACCGCCGCTTCTGGGTCCGACTTTCTGCATGCTTCATCAAGGATCGGGCTGAGTGAGGAGTCGAGAAGGCAGTCCACCAGCGAAGTCGGTGTGTAGTAGCTGCCGGTCGTCTTGCGCTCGTGACCAGCAGCAGTGTCCAGTTCGAACGTCGCGCCTTCCTTGTTCATCCTTGGGTGAAGCTCTAGAAGCCCCTCATAGATACTTCCCAGCTCATCCGCGCCCACGTTGCGCCAGTTGACCGGATAGCGAATCTTTCCATCCTGAATGTGCGAGAGAAGCCGCACGGCCCTCAACACATGTTCATTCGCGCACTCCGCATACATCAGCCACGGACAGGCTTCCTCCCCCCACAACATGCTTCCCAGCGCCGGAAGCCCCAGCTCCGGATAACCGTCATCAAGTTTCTCCATCACCAAAGCGATGCCCCGCCACAGATCGCCATGGGCGCTGCCGCGACGCTTGTCGGCGAGATCGCGGATTCGCCGCGTGGCGTAGTAGCGGCGGTAACGCTCTCGAGCCTCTTCCGTCGCGTTCGGGTCGAGTAGCGCATCGCGCTCCTCCGCCACGAAGAGGAAGATGAGCCGGTAGACGAGGCGGAGGATCTGGCGGTAGTACTCCTGGCTGTCGAGCTCGCCCGACTCGAGGGCCGCCTTGAGACGCGTATTCGCCTTGTGGGCGAGAAAGCCCGTGCCGAAGGCTTCGATGGCCTTCTCCACCCCGTCGCGCAACTTGTCGAGGGCGCGCACGCCCTCGACGCGCGAGATGTTCACCCAGGTCTCGAGCCAGCACTCCTCGGGCTTGTCCGCTTCGACCCGGCTCTGGTGGCAGACGAGCCACAGCAGCAGAAACTCGCTGTACTGCTCACCATCCATGATGGCCTGCAGGTCGAACTCCACGTAGGCCTGGCGCGTGAGGCTGTGGTGGTCGCGCAGGACGCGCAGCTGGTAGCCATTGGTGACGAAGCCCCAGAGATGGGCGTCCGAACGGTTCAGGAAGTCCTGCACCAGGCCGTGCGGGGAAGACGTGGCGGCGCCAGCCACACCCTTCTGCCGCGTGTCGAGGTCGACGCGGCTGCCGAGCAGATGGATCGGCGAGTGGTGCCAGGTGTGGGAGACGGCGTAGCTCTTGCCTTCGACCTCGGTGGCGGTGCCCTTGGGCAGCCGGCCGTAACCGAGGATCTCGAAGAGGGGCAGCAGCCAGCGGTCGCGGGTGAGACCGATGGCGGGGGCGTCTTCGGGCTCTTTGGCGAGGGCTTCCTGGAACGCGTGCCAGGAGGAGACGAGGCGGCTCCACGCCTGGTTAGCGGCTTCGCCGATGCGCTCGTGGGCGCCCAGGTGATAGGTCTCGGCCTTCGTGCCTTCCAGCTCGGGGTCGCCGGACTGGATGCGGGCGAGGATGTCCTGAGGGAGGAGGCCGCCTTCGGTCTTGACCGAGCTGAACTGGTGGTTGCCGCGGCTCACGCTTCACCCCCTGCGTTCTGGACGGGGAGGTAGACGTAGGCACCGAGGATGTCGGCGGGGGTGTGGACGTCGACCTTCAGGGCTCGGACGCCGCTCTTCGTGGCTTTGCGGACGCGCCGGTGGGCGTCGAGCAGCGCGTCACCCCTCTCGGTGGCGACCTGATCGAGGTAGGGGAGCAGGGGATCGAGCCGGTCGATGATTCGGGCGGTGGCATCCCGCGCCTGATCGGGGCCGATGTTCGCCGTGGCCTCGGCTTCGAGAAGCGGCTCGAGCTCTTCGGGCGGGAGCCACTCTGCCTTGTCGGGGCTGCCGGTGAAGCCTACGAGCGCGAGGTCTTCTGCAAGGAGCGGGCGCTCCTTGCCGTCTCGGCCCTGGTTGACGATGTGGAAGCGCAGGCGGAGGAGGAGGAGGGTCGTGCGGCGTGCGACCGCGGCAGTGCGCACGACACCGCAGCGTTTGCCGGGGCCGTCCAAGTTGGTGTCGAGGGCCGTCTCGACGACATAGGAGGCGATGCCCTCGACGGCGGGATGAGTCCGGCTGAGGAGCTCCACCCCCTTCTGCGGCTGGCCGGAGAAGACGACGCTGATCTCGTCCTCTCGGCCGATGGCGTCCCTCAGGGCACGGGGTGTCTCGCCCAGCTTGACTTCGAGGGGGGCGCCATCGGACGCCACCGCTCCAAGTGATTGCAGCGCAACCCGTGTGAAGCGTTCGACGTCCGCCTCGCCACCGATGGCCCGGCGCACCTCGTCGAGCTCCGTGCGGACCTCGTTGTTGACGGCGGCGAGAAGTTGGTTCTGGGCGAAGAGCGTGCGGCTCTTCTTCTCGCGCTCGACGGCGGCATCCCATTGCACATCCACTGGCTTGTGAATGGGCTCCAGGAAGTCGAAGTTGATCTGCTGGGAGGTGTCGTGCTCGCGAAGGAGCAGGCCTTCCAGGATGGCGTCCTCGATGACGCGGGTGTCCATCGGCACGGGCACCGTGACCCCGAGCTGCTTGTGGATGGCCTTGTGTTTGCGAAGAAGCACTTGCAGCACGACGCCATCCACCGGGTTGTCGTGTCCGTAGAAGGTCAGCGTGCGCACCCTCTTCTTGGGCTGGCCGTAGCGATCGACTCGGCCTTCGCGCTGCTCGTGGCGCGTCGGGTTCCATGCCAAGTCGTAGTGCATGACGGCATCGAAACCCTGCTGGAGGTTGATGCCTTCGCTCAAGCAGTCCGTGCAGACGAGCACGCGCTTCTCGTTCTCGCCGAGTGCTTCGACCCTGCGGATACGTTCATCGGGGACGAGCTTGCCGGTGATGGCTTCGACCACAACGCCCTTCTTGTCGAGCTTCTTTCGCAAG from bacterium includes:
- a CDS encoding N-6 DNA methylase, whose amino-acid sequence is MSRGNHQFSSVKTEGGLLPQDILARIQSGDPELEGTKAETYHLGAHERIGEAANQAWSRLVSSWHAFQEALAKEPEDAPAIGLTRDRWLLPLFEILGYGRLPKGTATEVEGKSYAVSHTWHHSPIHLLGSRVDLDTRQKGVAGAATSSPHGLVQDFLNRSDAHLWGFVTNGYQLRVLRDHHSLTRQAYVEFDLQAIMDGEQYSEFLLLWLVCHQSRVEADKPEECWLETWVNISRVEGVRALDKLRDGVEKAIEAFGTGFLAHKANTRLKAALESGELDSQEYYRQILRLVYRLIFLFVAEERDALLDPNATEEARERYRRYYATRRIRDLADKRRGSAHGDLWRGIALVMEKLDDGYPELGLPALGSMLWGEEACPWLMYAECANEHVLRAVRLLSHIQDGKIRYPVNWRNVGADELGSIYEGLLELHPRMNKEGATFELDTAAGHERKTTGSYYTPTSLVDCLLDSSLSPILDEACRKSDPEAAVLQLKVCDPACGSGHFLVAAARRIAKRLASVRSGDDEASPVQVQNALRDVVGRCVHGVDLNPMAVELCKVSLWMEAIEPGKPLSFLDSHIQCGNALLGATPALVAGEIPDEAFKPMEGDDKDVAKRLTKRNRDERSGQATLFGGFAGDPTAAYGLVASRVAQVEAAADEDIEGVRQKKRLWDHLAQSSEYRESLFRADVWCAAFVWPKQPGDLENGAPTQDLWLKILQDTSAAPRVTRSTVRALARQYGFLHWHLAFPQVFGEPTAAGSGSDTSGWVGGFDLVIGNPPWDQIQFREQEFFASSAPEIANARSGAQRKKLIEKLKAEDAALFQDFQRAKAEVDGTRHISNVSGSFPNTGCGRMNTYGLFAERTKSILGPSGRAGLVLPSGIVTDDSTKAFFQELVDEGRLVSVFDFENRQKLFPDVDSRMKFCLLTMTGSERPVADGAEFVFFAQSVEDLDDTERRFRLSAEDIALLNPNTRTCPTFRDVRDARISLATHRLLGAFDSEANPSAESWNFKSKPGLFNMSHDSKLFRDAETAGNTIPLREYGHNEGSLQGWLPLIEAKMTGFFDHRAAGVVISKTAAIRQGQPSQLSAAEHERCDLVAAPRYWVRAEEVDKAISSAWDKRWLIGWKQVTSPTNHRTLIPVLTPLYGVGHSIYVALIEPSNGVPSGVSAAGLLACWSSYVCDYTVRCKLGGVNLTPFTIRQLPTISPSTLCVEPEFDSIDWGTWICQRVLELCYTAWDLESFAQDCGYSGPPFRWNEARRFLLSCELDAAFFHLYGIERDDVDHIMESFLIVKKKDETAHGDYRTKLQILEIYDRMRVAIESDDSYQTILDPPPADPNVAHPEDTRIDRVGAEA